The DNA sequence AGAGGCACCTGCCCGGCCGGATTCACTGCCAGGAAATCTTCCGTACGCGTCCCACCCTGCAGGATGTCCACTTCAACCCAGTCATAGGGAATGCCCAGCAGGTCGGCGGTCCATTTCGGCTTCATGCAATTGCCGGAAATGGAATCGCCATACAGGGTCAGGCGCGTGATCTCGCGGGTCGGCATCAGGCGCCATCCCCATACGCCACGGTCGGGCCGGAGGCGCGAATGGTTTCGCGCAGCGTCTCGCGGCCGGTGATCGCGCCGGTCTCGGTGACTTCCATGAAATAGGGATCGGTGACCTGCCCCTCCTGGGCCTGCGCCTCCGCAAGACGGGCCTCTGCCTCGTCTCCCGTGAAGGCTCCGATACGGGACGGGTCCTTCGTCCAGCTTCCGTCAGCGGTCATCCAGACATTCTGGCCGGTCGCGGTTTCCCAGGCGGTGACAGCTTTCGGAGTCTCGGGTTTCAGTTTGGGGCGGACGGATGTCATGCGAAAGTCTCCTGGACGACACCGCCGGTGAGGCCGATGGCGCCACTGGCGAATGGGAGGCCGGCCACCTCGCCGATGATCAGCAGGGCCGGCCCCATGATTTCATTCTCCGTGATCAGGTCCGGAAGTTCGGCCAGCATGCCGAAGACCTGGATCTCGTTGGGGCGGGTGCCATTCTCGATCACGGCCACGGGCGTGTCGGGGGCGCGGCCCGCCTCGATCAGCTTGTCGGCAATGGCCGGCGCCGTGCCGACCCCCATGAATACGGTGACGGTCTGGTTCGGGCGCGCCAGAGACTCCCAGTCGAGATCAGGCACGCCGCCGGATTTGGCATGACCTGTCACGAAGGTGAGGCTCTGGGCATGATCGCGATGGGTAAGC is a window from the Hyphomonas sp. genome containing:
- a CDS encoding DUF2849 domain-containing protein, which codes for MTSVRPKLKPETPKAVTAWETATGQNVWMTADGSWTKDPSRIGAFTGDEAEARLAEAQAQEGQVTDPYFMEVTETGAITGRETLRETIRASGPTVAYGDGA